A portion of the Oncorhynchus gorbuscha isolate QuinsamMale2020 ecotype Even-year linkage group LG19, OgorEven_v1.0, whole genome shotgun sequence genome contains these proteins:
- the LOC124005799 gene encoding 14-3-3 protein gamma-2-like: MVDREQLVQKARLAEQAERYDDMAAAMKSVTELNEALSNEERNLLSVAYKNVVGARRSSWRVISSIEQKTSSDGNEKKIEMVRAYREKIEKELETVCQDVLNLLDNYLIKNCNETQHESKVFYLKMKGDYYRYLAEVATGEKRATVIESSEKAYNEAHEISKEHMQPTHPIRLGLALNYSVFYYEIQNAPEQACHLAKTAFDDAIAELDTLNEDSYKDSTLIMQLLRDNLTLWTSDQQDDEGGEGNKD, from the exons ATGGTTGATCGCGAGCAGCTGGTGCAGAAAGCCAGGCTGGCTGAACAGGCTGAAAGGTATGATGATATGGCAGCTGCCATGAAATCG GTAACAGAGCTGAATGAGGCGCTATCTAATGAGGAGAGGAACCTCCTGTCTGTGGCCTATAAGAATGTGGTCGGGGCCCGTCGTTCCTCTTGGAGGGTGATCTCTAGCATCGAGCAGAAGACTTCTTCAGATGGAAATGAAAAAAAGATTGAGATGGTTCGGGCCTACAGAGAGAAGATTGAGAAGGAGCTAGAGACTGTGTGTCAGGACGTGCTCAACCTGCTGGATAACTACctgatcaagaactgcaacgaGACGCAGCACGAGAGCAAGGTGTTTTACCTGAAGATGAAAGGCGACTACTACCGCTACCTGGCTGAGGTGGCCACGGGCGAGAAGAGGGCCACCGTCATTGAGTCATCAGAGAAGGCTTACAACGAGGCCCATGAGATCAGCAAAGAGCACATGCAGCCCACCCACCCCATCCGCCTCGGCTTGGCTCTCAACTACTCTGTGTTTTACTACGAGATCCAGAATGCCCCTGAGCAGGCCTGTCATCTGGCCAAGACCGCCTTCGATGACGCTATTGCTGAGCTGGACACCCTGAACGAGGACTCCTACAAAGACTCAACTCTCATCATGCAGCTGCTCCGAGACAACTTAACACTGTGGACAAGTGACCAGCAGGATgatgaaggaggggagggcaacAAAGATTAA